The Streptomyces sp. NBC_00344 genome includes a window with the following:
- a CDS encoding DUF899 family protein gives MSTRSSSLPAVVDASTWAKNLAALRVREKAATRELDAIAAQRRRLPMVEMPSYVLEGEEGAVRLAEIFGDHPQLIVYSHMWHEGAEWQCGGCTGFTSQFTRLAGLEKFDARFVIVTQGPIDEALAYRRKVGNTMTWYSTANSTFGSDIGAPPNGGFAVNVFLRDGDTVYRTWHTDGRGTEQLSYLFPLIDLLPYGRQEEWQDSPEGWPQSPTYSRWATPQEIAASYGDG, from the coding sequence ATGTCCACCAGAAGCAGCTCCTTGCCCGCCGTCGTCGACGCCTCCACCTGGGCGAAGAATCTGGCAGCTCTGCGCGTGCGGGAGAAGGCCGCCACCCGTGAGCTCGACGCCATCGCGGCGCAACGCCGCCGGCTACCGATGGTCGAGATGCCCAGCTACGTACTGGAGGGCGAGGAGGGCGCCGTCCGGCTCGCTGAGATCTTCGGCGATCACCCGCAGCTGATTGTCTACAGCCACATGTGGCATGAGGGCGCCGAGTGGCAGTGCGGAGGCTGCACCGGCTTCACCTCCCAGTTCACCCGGCTCGCGGGCCTGGAGAAGTTCGACGCCCGGTTCGTGATTGTCACCCAGGGCCCGATCGACGAGGCGCTCGCCTACAGGCGCAAGGTGGGCAACACGATGACGTGGTATTCAACGGCGAACAGCACGTTCGGCAGCGATATCGGCGCCCCGCCGAACGGCGGATTCGCGGTCAACGTGTTCCTGCGCGACGGCGACACGGTCTACCGCACCTGGCACACCGACGGCCGCGGCACCGAGCAGCTGAGCTATCTGTTCCCCCTGATCGATCTCCTGCCCTACGGACGTCAGGAGGAGTGGCAGGACTCCCCCGAAGGCTGGCCCCAGTCGCCGACCTACAGCCGCTGGGCAACGCCGCAGGAGATCGCGGCGTCATACGGCGACGGCTGA
- a CDS encoding MFS transporter, with amino-acid sequence MAQPVGDADAGRGDTSGRPDPRRWTALGVCLIAGFMTLLDVSIVNVALPSIRKGLHTPESDLQWVVSGYALAFGLFLIPSGRLGDARGRRAVFMVGLALFTLASAACGAAQSSMWLVIARLLQGVAGGLISPQISALIQQMFSGNERGRAFGMFGTVVGISTAVGPLLGGLLIQAAGPEEGWRWVFYVNLPLGAVCLALARRLLPDTPTASRVRLRDLDPLGEFLLGAGVLALLLPFVQSQQWHGAQKWLLLPVALLLLAAFTGWESRCSGRGIQPVLNMALFRVRSYWLGCLLILLYFAGFTSIFFISTLYLQSGLHYTALLAGLAITPFALGSGATAALGGRLVSRFGRPLIAIGLTMVAVGLGGTALAVHMVPGRGAGWAMAGPLLLAGLGSGLVIAPNQTLTLSEVPVSMGGSAGGTLQTGQRVGSAVGIAAVGSVFFAQMADGWPTAYDHGLIVSVAFVVAALIAALADIGTNRLQQDQGAKGG; translated from the coding sequence GTGGCACAACCCGTGGGCGATGCGGATGCCGGTCGGGGAGACACCTCCGGACGCCCGGACCCGCGGCGCTGGACAGCGCTCGGTGTGTGTCTGATCGCTGGGTTCATGACGCTCCTGGACGTCTCCATCGTCAACGTCGCGCTGCCCTCGATCCGTAAAGGTCTGCACACACCGGAGTCCGACCTGCAGTGGGTGGTGTCCGGGTACGCGCTCGCTTTCGGCCTGTTCCTCATCCCCTCGGGACGGCTGGGTGACGCGAGAGGTCGTCGCGCGGTGTTCATGGTGGGCCTGGCCCTCTTCACCCTCGCGTCAGCGGCCTGCGGCGCGGCCCAGTCCAGTATGTGGCTGGTGATCGCACGGCTGTTGCAAGGCGTGGCGGGCGGCCTGATCTCGCCTCAGATCTCTGCACTGATCCAGCAGATGTTCTCCGGCAACGAGCGCGGCCGGGCCTTCGGGATGTTCGGCACCGTGGTCGGCATCTCGACAGCCGTGGGGCCTCTCCTCGGTGGCCTGCTGATCCAGGCGGCGGGCCCCGAGGAGGGCTGGCGCTGGGTCTTCTACGTGAACCTTCCGCTGGGCGCCGTCTGCCTCGCGCTGGCCCGCCGGCTCCTGCCGGACACCCCGACGGCCAGCCGGGTGCGCCTGCGCGATCTCGATCCGCTCGGTGAGTTCCTGCTCGGCGCCGGTGTGCTGGCGCTGCTGCTGCCCTTCGTGCAGTCCCAGCAGTGGCACGGCGCGCAGAAGTGGCTGCTCCTCCCGGTCGCGCTGCTGCTGCTCGCCGCTTTCACCGGGTGGGAGTCCCGGTGCTCCGGCCGGGGCATCCAGCCGGTACTGAACATGGCTCTTTTCCGGGTGCGTTCGTACTGGCTGGGGTGTCTGCTGATCCTGCTGTACTTCGCCGGATTCACCTCCATCTTCTTCATCAGTACCCTCTATCTGCAGAGCGGGCTGCACTACACCGCGCTGCTCGCCGGACTGGCCATCACCCCATTCGCGCTCGGCTCGGGCGCAACGGCTGCGTTGGGAGGCCGGCTGGTGAGCCGCTTCGGCCGGCCCCTTATCGCGATCGGACTGACGATGGTGGCTGTCGGTCTGGGCGGCACGGCACTTGCGGTGCACATGGTGCCGGGCCGCGGCGCGGGCTGGGCCATGGCGGGGCCGCTGCTGCTGGCGGGGCTGGGGAGCGGCCTGGTGATCGCCCCCAACCAGACCCTGACACTGTCGGAGGTCCCGGTGTCCATGGGGGGCAGCGCGGGAGGAACTCTTCAGACCGGGCAGCGAGTGGGCTCCGCCGTGGGCATCGCCGCCGTGGGCTCGGTCTTCTTCGCCCAGATGGCCGACGGGTGGCCGACCGCCTACGACCACGGACTGATCGTGTCGGTCGCGTTCGTGGTCGCCGCGCTGATCGCGGCTCTGGCGGACATCGGCACGAACCGCCTCCAGCAGGACCAGGGGGCAAAGGGCGGCTGA
- a CDS encoding spore-associated protein, whose translation MGSMRNIAAVGALTTLVAGTAAVFGPTASAAPNVTPQGVCGSAYKTVNSVPVGSLGTVYLTYNSSNGKNCVATIRANPGAAKDMSTYIYVTDTDAWAGDSGNYTSYAGPGYVYGKGHCVSWGGNIANVYVSVENSNCAALKEHRVTEIR comes from the coding sequence ATGGGAAGCATGCGCAACATCGCGGCTGTCGGGGCGCTAACCACACTGGTGGCGGGCACCGCGGCAGTGTTCGGCCCGACCGCCTCTGCCGCACCCAACGTCACACCGCAGGGCGTCTGTGGCAGTGCCTACAAGACCGTGAACTCGGTGCCCGTCGGCTCGCTGGGCACCGTCTATCTGACGTACAACTCCTCGAACGGCAAGAACTGCGTCGCGACCATCCGTGCCAACCCGGGCGCGGCCAAGGACATGTCCACGTACATCTACGTCACCGACACCGACGCGTGGGCCGGAGACTCCGGGAACTACACGTCGTACGCTGGGCCGGGCTACGTCTACGGCAAGGGTCACTGCGTGAGTTGGGGTGGCAACATCGCCAACGTGTACGTGTCGGTTGAGAACTCCAACTGTGCAGCGCTGAAGGAACACCGGGTCACCGAAATCCGCTGA